A single genomic interval of Nonomuraea rubra harbors:
- a CDS encoding MurR/RpiR family transcriptional regulator, whose product MTERATDSFQDWLRERLPERGLRGKAAAVLELLLSQPRRAAFGSAGELAQLAGVNVATVTRTAQALGFSGWPALQQELRARYLSSLSAGQVAAEHRGTGSPSSRSLRRDLDSLALLNRRLDEGVLLTIAEAIARARRTAIVADGSYAAVGIALAHNARLAGYPVQAVTGGDAELANVMAAIGEGDVLIAISFWRLYESTVLAANEARSRGVRVFAVTDAASPALAAAAEEVVMVPAEGEAFFPSLTAGIAVAQALVTQLAAMDPARTGASIEAAEAMWARFGLLHRRPAS is encoded by the coding sequence GTGACGGAGCGGGCCACCGACAGCTTCCAGGACTGGTTGCGCGAGCGGCTGCCGGAGCGCGGGCTGCGCGGCAAGGCCGCCGCGGTGCTGGAGCTGCTGCTCTCACAGCCGCGCCGGGCCGCGTTCGGGTCGGCCGGGGAGCTGGCCCAGCTCGCGGGCGTCAACGTCGCCACCGTCACCCGTACGGCACAGGCACTCGGCTTCTCCGGCTGGCCCGCCCTGCAACAGGAGCTGCGCGCCCGCTACCTGTCCTCGCTCAGCGCCGGCCAGGTCGCGGCCGAGCACCGGGGCACCGGCTCGCCCTCCTCACGCTCGCTGCGCCGCGACCTCGACAGCCTGGCCCTGCTCAACCGCCGCCTGGACGAGGGCGTGCTGCTCACGATCGCCGAGGCCATCGCGCGGGCCCGGCGTACGGCGATCGTCGCCGACGGCAGTTACGCGGCCGTCGGGATCGCGCTCGCCCACAACGCCCGGCTGGCCGGCTACCCGGTGCAGGCCGTGACGGGCGGCGACGCGGAGCTGGCGAACGTGATGGCCGCGATCGGCGAGGGGGACGTGCTGATCGCGATCAGCTTCTGGCGGCTGTACGAGAGCACCGTGCTGGCCGCCAACGAGGCCCGCTCGCGCGGGGTCCGCGTGTTCGCCGTCACGGACGCCGCCAGCCCGGCGCTGGCCGCCGCCGCGGAGGAGGTCGTGATGGTGCCGGCGGAGGGCGAGGCGTTCTTCCCCTCGCTGACGGCCGGCATCGCCGTCGCCCAGGCGCTGGTCACCCAGCTCGCCGCCATGGACCCGGCGCGCACGGGCGCCTCGATCGAGGCGGCGGAGGCGATGTGGGCCAGGTTCGGCCTCCTGCACCGCCGCCCCGCCTCCTAG